A single window of Mytilus trossulus isolate FHL-02 unplaced genomic scaffold, PNRI_Mtr1.1.1.hap1 h1tg000211l__unscaffolded, whole genome shotgun sequence DNA harbors:
- the LOC134701058 gene encoding plexin-A1-like, translating to MDEQEEPETQKWHLNDSNLPDDVKSTRQVDYGDIFLNRLFHTKLLLADYIDSAFEGLVDQQSLSISIRYFFCMLDRLGKDYNIESEVLQSWKQECYATRIWAQLIGKPDILFDVNVPGHVGPCLDILRQVVVESFTQTDNKVNKESPTQKLLFHKDIARYRELIGPFFASVMPVTDQEFLSEIDEMSKRQKEDLTFSRQSTLDQLYQLFIVKYRREIIDDLEDMEESKDLQFVNTLEEVIDLMEEASTNF from the exons ATGGATGAACAAGAAGAACCAGAAACACAAAAATGGCACTTG AATGATTCAAATTTACCAGATGATGTAAAGTCAACTAGACAAGTTGACTATGGGGACATCTTTCTGAACAGATTATTTCATACAAAG CTACTTCTTGCCGACTACATTGATTCTGCTTTTGAGGGATTAGTAGACCAGCAGTCATTATCCATTTCAATTCGTTACTTCTTTTGCATGTTAGATAGACTTGGAAAAGACTATAATATTGAGTCAGAAGTGTTGCAATCATGGAAACAGGAGTG TTATGCTACACGAATTTGGGCTCAATTGATCGGTAAACCGGATATACTGTTTGATGTAAATGTGCCTGGTCATGTAGGCCCATGCTTGGACATTTTGAGACAAGTTGTTGTGGAAAGCTTCACGCAAACAGACAATAAAGTTAACAAG GAATCACCAACACAGAAATTGTTGTTCCATAAAGATATAGCAAGATACAGAGAGTTAATCGGTCCCTTCTTCGCTTCTGTTATGCCAGTGACTGATCAGGAATTTTTGAGTGAAATAGACGAAATGTCGAAG AGACAGAAGGAAGACCTGACGTTTAGCAGACAATCGACACTAGATCAGCTATACCAGTTGTTCATTGTAAAATACAGACGGGAA ATAATTGATGATTTAGAGGACATGGAAGAAAGTAAAGATCTACAATTCGTCAATACACTTGAAGAAGTCATAGATTTGATGGAAGAAGCTTCTACTAATTTTTAG